The following coding sequences are from one Augochlora pura isolate Apur16 chromosome 6, APUR_v2.2.1, whole genome shotgun sequence window:
- the Vir gene encoding VIR_N domain-containing protein, giving the protein MDSTELLFFDTFSHDISEELNLDLVQFPKPVYISEVRIIPLGARVQADFPGGVRLGATNPSQFEIEFFVNDLSKPGASTFESLGELEYKQNVHIQLECERKQIPTDGLVLRGWYTTITLAVYGSLTKSLSNPQEVISSAAGSAACASGLEETVENTVQISEQQSDWYYENQTQTNSSETCVAATPPPPIQPIQTVESSRNSTSDTGKIDVAHWEDDSGNGAPKPTKRPSSPPSESLVSLSPESISAEEEEGEQDAAEQETGEPFEPILSDEDIMADDMPSAAEYECENIQLDDIYSLTPPDLLELEKLANIAEEYSVNPEMLEKIHEIFQSLSKSVLHFNNASGQEKETFVHNCESLCVILSPFHLNCTDFNDLTNIVSAGLDMDLARAQPQPAYKVRHVKVGVRLAEALCKLSQGPDILLKVDAPYKLLALCMRENVALPVKLSALRTLDAALISPVIVQEFLKSKSNLYKNALMMLDTAKLARLKYALSSMLRKVHTYEFLEEMKELNELAVTELTNTYVCAPTLMAQPKRQLPAGAQMEFEREQNRNPRCHLIAYFEHHKLLYHVLVALTSPKSDLNLIKATRYFLLRLSDTKEGLLYLLREPEVTKLILKALKCDLPGAGSVLAWRLQVVQCLLRLKHQPSDWLALKKLHSFLTFPEGLQAIITVLPIGEFIDILIPHLSDPNLCEFSAEIISATIRYSDRIEVFQNRAATILEKSRVQAVLKDVTSYITTAAQPSHWNYGDVFPLVSCIRKNADKAASLPGQLITACRILYYLVFPFNNDVDSLEPYIELKYRNALTQLFAADGLTALIAVMANISEFYEQPFLHRAALTGRRGLALVALLLPCVKLTRALLERLVKCMATDFKDLTAVVPLLGVYSLVEAIPPVRIVQTLSEEIVGTLLVFTQAVDSDGSGNVAKSLWTQMLGEVLKMVSLSPCNFIPGLKLLTRLLPPVLTLKETITEDATRLLGFRKLWSAHLQAQANNLTETLRLLCASWNKDLLILLSKVCMQLSDLAAPTALLVGRCLLDGIIAAAPLENNVLILALLSELARHAPMKATLLTLTSPASRAQVKSDQKYPPVIEMMCNALKSTSDIRTQYEILDIFETLCDCTLSLMQEVTNEAFEKGLTHSVPSKEPLLSILAALIDILATSTKFESEVIQSTLRILVSLSSHNYGLYHVKSCLENNPDALRSLLEHVSTLHEPEDQQVIDLTITFLENLIASESQCRSLHLRVQQLASLISWDKNDHPLEKIKRAQELVEILKSAEDKEEKEPIPEMLEPLLPTPEALLNQFSQRCLRTLDPVSRRPKKYTFVSSTQVATENTIDLLTLASELLPADFNLLAEAQNLCSKAPPDDATQPLQSKSQNDDQETRDIQKQSTSPVSKVKQPFVTPMRGRTQFSNSLRGGPVVGGVGRGADPFRSRPPNTSRPPSLHVDDFVALETCGAQPTGPTGYNKLSIRGTCPSRTINAGTRSRPWAQETRPPYLR; this is encoded by the exons ATGGATAGTACAGAATTGTTATTCTTCGACACATTCTCACATGATATTTCTGAA GAACTCAATTTAGATTTGGTGCAGTTCCCCAAACCTGTATATATTAGCGAAGTTAGAATTATTCCTTTGGGTGCTAGAGTACAAGCAGATTTTCCTGGAGGTGTTCGCTTGGG GGCTACCAATCCATcacaatttgaaattgaattttttgtgAATGATCTAAGTAAACCTGGAGCTTCTACTTTCGAATCTTTAGGAGAATTAGAGTACAAACAAAATGTTCATATTCAGCTGGAATGTGAAAGAAAGCAAATACCAACCGATGGATTGGTGTTGAGAGGATGGTATACCACTATTACTTTAGCTGTGTATGGATCGCTGACAAAATCTTTAAGCAATCCACAAGAAGTTATCAGCTCGGCTGCTGGTTCTGCTGCTTGTGCGAGTGGATTAGAGGAAACAGTAGAAAATACTGTTCAAATATCAGAACAACAATCTGATTGGTATTATGAGAATCAAACGCAGACAAATTCAAGT GAAACATGTGTAGCAGCGACACCGCCACCTCCTATACAACCGATACAAACTGTAGAATCGTCGAGAAATTCAACATCAGATACTGGAAAGATAGATGTTGCACATTGGGAAGATGACAGTGGAAATGGTGCTCCAAAACCTACGAAACGTCCTTCCTCACCGCCTTCAGAATCTTTGGTTTCTTTGAGCCCTGAGTCCATATCAgcggaagaagaggaaggagaGCAAGATGCGGCTGAACAAGAAACAGGAGAACCGTTTGAACCCATCTTGTCTGATGAAGATATAATGGCAGATGATATGCCCTCAGCTGCAGAATACGAATGTGAAAATATTCAGTTAGATGATATCTATTCCTTAACTCCGCCCGATCTACTGGAGCTAGAGAAATTAGCAAATATCGCCGAAGAGTATTCAGTTAACCCAGAAATGTTGGAGAAGatacatgaaatatttcagtcgCTATCAAAGTCGGTCTTACATTTCAACAATGCATCCggacaagaaaaagaaacgtttgTTCATAACTGTGAATCCTTGTGTGTGATACTCAGCCCATTTCATTTGAATTGTActgattttaatgatttaacAAACATTGTGAGTGCCGGATTAGATATGGATCTTGCACGTGCTCAGCCTCAACCAGCTTACAAAGTTCGACACGTGAAGGTTGGTGTACGATTAGCAGAAGCGTTATGCAAGCTTTCCCAAGGTCCGGATATACTATTGAAAGTAGACGCCCCTTACAAACTATTAGCGTTATGTATGCGCGAAAATGTGGCTCTTCCTGTAAAACTCTCTGCTTTACGTACCTTGGATGCTGCATTGATAAGCCCTGTGATTGTTCAAGAATTTCTTAAGTCGAAAAGCAATTTGTACAAGAATGCTCTGATGATGTTGGATACAGCTAAATTGGCGAGATTAAAGTACGCATTGAGTTCGATGCTCCGAAAAGTACACACCTATGAATTTCTTGAGGAGATGAAGGAACTCAATGAACTAGCTGTAACTGAATTGACAAATACTTATGTGTGTGCACCCACATTAATGGCTCAGCCAAAACGCCAGCTTCCAGCTGGGGCACAGATGGAATTCGAGCGGGAGCAAAACCGAAATCCACGTTGCCACCTGATAGCATATTTCGAGCATCACAAGCTCTTGTATCACGTTCTCGTGGCGCTTACTTCCCCCAAATCAGACTTGAACTTGATCAAAGCTActcgatattttctattacgtCTTTCTGACACAAAGGAGGGTTTATTGTATCTATTAAGAGAACCGgaagtcacaaaattaattctaaaagcTTTGAAATGTGATTTACCTGGCGCAGGATCCGTTCTCGCCTGGCGACTTCAAGTTGTACAATGTTTATTACGCTTGAAACATCAGCCTTCAGATTGGTTGGCCCTAAAAAAGCTTCACTCTTTTCTGACGTTCCCAGAAGGTTTACAAGCTATAATAACAGTTCTTCCTATAGGAGAgtttatcgatattttaataccCCATCTTTCCGATCCAAATCTCTGTGAATTTTCTGCGGAGATCATATCAGCAACGATTAGATACTCTGACCGAATAGAGGTATTTCAGAACCGTGCGGCTACGATCTTAGAGAAATCACGAGTCCAAGCGGTTTTAAAGGATGTTACTTCCTACATTACTACAGCTGCGCAGCCGAGTCATTGGAATTATGGAGATGTATTTCCGCTTGTGTCTTGTATTAGAAAAAACGCGGATAAGGCGGCATCTCTTCCAGGACAGTTAATTACAGCATGCAGAATTTTGTATTATCTCGTTTTCCCATTTAATAATGATGTGGATTCATTAGAACCTTATATCGAGTTGAAGTATAGGAATGCATTAACTCAGTTGTTTGCTGCAGATGGTTTAACAGCTCTTATTGCAGTGATGGCAAACATTTCGGAGTTTTATGAACAGCCGTTCTTGCATCGTGCAGCCCTAACAGGACGAAGAGGCTTGGCATTGGTTGCACTGCTTCTGCCTTGTGTGAAATTGACAAGAGCATTGTTGGAACGTCTTGTAAAATGTATGGCGACAGATTTTAAAGACCTAACAGCTGTGGTACCGCTTCTCGGTGTCTACTCACTGGTCGAAGCTATTCCTCCTGTCAGAATTGTACAAACTTTATCCGAGGAAATAGTGGGAACTCTTTTAGTATTTACACAAGCCGTAGATTCAGATGGATCAGGAAACGTAGCAAAATCTCTGTGGACGCAGATGCTGGGTgaagttttaaaaatggttTCTCTTAGTCCTTGTAATTTCATACCTGGCTTGAAGCTCTTGACAAGACTTTTACCTCCCGTTTTAACTTTGAAAGAAACTATAACCGAAGACGCTACTAGATTGTTAGGCTTTAGAAAATTGTGGTCTGCTCATCTACAGGCCCAAGCAAACAATTTGACCGAAACTTTGAGGCTGCTGTGTGCTAGCTGGAATAAGGATCTATTAATCCTTCTCTCGAAAGTATGTATGCAATTGAGCGATTTAGCAGCACCTACAGCATTACTTGTTGGTAGATGCTTACTCGATGGTATAATAGCTGCAGCTcctttagaaaataatgttttgatTCTTGCATTGCTCAGTGAGCTTGCTAGACACGCACCTATGAAGGCAACATTACTAACATTAACTAGTCCAGCATCACGAGCACAGGTCAAGTCTGATCAAAAATATCCGCCGGTTATTGAGATGATGTGCAACGCACTGAAAAGCACAAGCGACATTAGAACACAGTATGAAATACTTGATATCTTTGAAACATTGTGTGATTGTACACTGAGTCTAATGCAGGAGGTTACCAATGAGGCTTTTGAAAAAGGTTTGACACATTCGGTGCCAAGTAAGGAGCCACTTCTATCAATTTTGGCAGCCCTCATCGACATTCTAGCGACTAGTACAAAGTTTGAGTCCGAGGTGATCCAAAGTACGCTTAGAATACTTGTATCTCTTAGTAGCCACAACTATGGTCTGTACCATGTAAAGAgttgtttagaaaataatcCTGACGCGTTGCGGTCGTTACTAGAACATGTTTCTACTTTACACGAACCTGAAGATCAACAGGTTATAGATTTAACTATAACGttcttagaaaatttaattgcatcaGAATCACAATGCAGATCGTTGCATTTACGTGTGCAGCAACTGGCATCATTAATATCATGGGACAAGAATGATCATCCCTTAGAAAAGATTAAGAGGGCGCAGGAGTTAGTAGAGATTTTGAAATCCGCTGAAGacaaggaagaaaaagaaccgATTCCGGAAATGTTAGAACCATTATTACCAACTCCGGAAGCATTATTGAATCAATTTTCTCAGCGATGTCTACGAACACTGGATCCCGTGTCGAGACGACCAAAGAAATATACATTCGTGTCTTCGACTCAAGTAGCAACTGAGAATACTATAGATCTTTTAACTCTTGCTAGTGAACTGCTTCCAgctgattttaatttattggcAGAAGCCCAGAACTTGTGCTCTAAGGCACCGCCTGATG